The Neodiprion fabricii isolate iyNeoFabr1 chromosome 4, iyNeoFabr1.1, whole genome shotgun sequence genome window below encodes:
- the LOC124180052 gene encoding aquaporin AQPcic-like isoform X6: MSRRGSTEGIKQLLKDEASWSQTLVAGLAEFLGTAILIFVGCMGCVGSLTDIPNALQTALTFGFAVTCVIQIIGHISVAHINPAVTVSAVILGHKSLPAAAVYILAQLSGAVVGYGMLKAITPTELLHNGDDTSASSFCVTLIHSKISVIQGLIVETVTTGVLILLCCASWDPRNARNSDSTPIKFGLTVTTLSLSGGPYTGCSMNPARTFGPALWNNAWSSHWVYWLGPMAGSILATLAYKTLFWPRKPADKDIPEAAALNSVATEKQEVN; this comes from the exons ATGTCCCGCCGGGGTTCTACCGAAG GGATCAAGCAGTTGCTGAAGGATGAGGCATCATGGTCGCAAACTCTGGTCGCGGGGCTGGCTGAGTTCTTGGGAACGGCAATCCTCATTTTCGTTGGTTGCATGGGCTGCGTTGGTTCCTTGACGGATATTCCTAACGCCCTTCAAACTGCCCTGACATTTGGATTTGCTGTCACGTGTGTCATCCAG ATCATCGGACACATCAGCGTCGCCCACATTAATCCTGCGGTGACGGTGAGCGCAGTCATACTGGGCCACAAATCTCTTCCCGCAGCTGCGGTCTACATACTAGCACAATTATCGGGTGCTGTAGTCGGATACGGAATGCTGAAG GCTATAACCCCTACTGAACTTCTGCACAACGGTGATGATACAAGTGCAAGTTCGTTTTGCGTGACCTTGATCCACTCGAAAATATCGGTGATCCAGGGCCTTATAGTGGAGACAGTGACCACCGGAGTCTTGATCCTTCTCTGCTGCGCCTCTTGGGATCCCCGCAACGCGAGGAACAGCGACTCCACTCCAATCAAGTTTGGATTGACTGTCACCACGTTGTCGCTGTCGGGTGGACCTTACACCGGGTGCAGCATGAACCCAGCACGAACGTTCGGTCCTGCTCTTTGGAACAACGCGTGGAGCTCTCACTGGGTATACTGGCTGGGACCAATGGCTGGGTCCATTTTGGCCACCCTGGCCTACAAGACTCTGTTCTGGCCACGGAAACCAGCCGATAAAGACATACCAGAGGCTGCAGCGCTTAACTCCGTTGCAACTGAAAAACAGGAG GTTAACTGA
- the LOC124180052 gene encoding aquaporin AQPcic-like isoform X3 has translation MADNRNVHNGSPYHRTTFGSLETPDSQSLLEESQSRIKQLLKDEASWSQTLVAGLAEFLGTAILIFVGCMGCVGSLTDIPNALQTALTFGFAVTCVIQIIGHISVAHINPAVTVSAVILGHKSLPAAAVYILAQLSGAVVGYGMLKAITPTELLHNGDDTSASSFCVTLIHSKISVIQGLIVETVTTGVLILLCCASWDPRNARNSDSTPIKFGLTVTTLSLSGGPYTGCSMNPARTFGPALWNNAWSSHWVYWLGPMAGSILATLAYKTLFWPRKPADKDIPEAAALNSVATEKQEVN, from the exons ATGGCGGACAATCGGAATGTTCACAACGGGTCTCCTTATCATCGAACAACGTTCGGATCGCTGGAAACACCAGACAGTCAGAGCTTGCTCGAAGAATCCCAATCAC GGATCAAGCAGTTGCTGAAGGATGAGGCATCATGGTCGCAAACTCTGGTCGCGGGGCTGGCTGAGTTCTTGGGAACGGCAATCCTCATTTTCGTTGGTTGCATGGGCTGCGTTGGTTCCTTGACGGATATTCCTAACGCCCTTCAAACTGCCCTGACATTTGGATTTGCTGTCACGTGTGTCATCCAG ATCATCGGACACATCAGCGTCGCCCACATTAATCCTGCGGTGACGGTGAGCGCAGTCATACTGGGCCACAAATCTCTTCCCGCAGCTGCGGTCTACATACTAGCACAATTATCGGGTGCTGTAGTCGGATACGGAATGCTGAAG GCTATAACCCCTACTGAACTTCTGCACAACGGTGATGATACAAGTGCAAGTTCGTTTTGCGTGACCTTGATCCACTCGAAAATATCGGTGATCCAGGGCCTTATAGTGGAGACAGTGACCACCGGAGTCTTGATCCTTCTCTGCTGCGCCTCTTGGGATCCCCGCAACGCGAGGAACAGCGACTCCACTCCAATCAAGTTTGGATTGACTGTCACCACGTTGTCGCTGTCGGGTGGACCTTACACCGGGTGCAGCATGAACCCAGCACGAACGTTCGGTCCTGCTCTTTGGAACAACGCGTGGAGCTCTCACTGGGTATACTGGCTGGGACCAATGGCTGGGTCCATTTTGGCCACCCTGGCCTACAAGACTCTGTTCTGGCCACGGAAACCAGCCGATAAAGACATACCAGAGGCTGCAGCGCTTAACTCCGTTGCAACTGAAAAACAGGAG GTTAACTGA
- the LOC124180052 gene encoding aquaporin AQPcic-like isoform X2, protein MNFSTSLYLNLNGFEKTICAMRTTDNESTLRFTWKRNFGIKQLLKDEASWSQTLVAGLAEFLGTAILIFVGCMGCVGSLTDIPNALQTALTFGFAVTCVIQIIGHISVAHINPAVTVSAVILGHKSLPAAAVYILAQLSGAVVGYGMLKAITPTELLHNGDDTSASSFCVTLIHSKISVIQGLIVETVTTGVLILLCCASWDPRNARNSDSTPIKFGLTVTTLSLSGGPYTGCSMNPARTFGPALWNNAWSSHWVYWLGPMAGSILATLAYKTLFWPRKPADKDIPEAAALNSVATEKQEVN, encoded by the exons ATGAACTTTTCTACATCGctgtatttgaatttaaatggATTTGAGAAAACAATATGCGCCATGCGTacgactgacaatgagtcaaCGTTGCGTTTTACATGGAAACGGAATTTTG GGATCAAGCAGTTGCTGAAGGATGAGGCATCATGGTCGCAAACTCTGGTCGCGGGGCTGGCTGAGTTCTTGGGAACGGCAATCCTCATTTTCGTTGGTTGCATGGGCTGCGTTGGTTCCTTGACGGATATTCCTAACGCCCTTCAAACTGCCCTGACATTTGGATTTGCTGTCACGTGTGTCATCCAG ATCATCGGACACATCAGCGTCGCCCACATTAATCCTGCGGTGACGGTGAGCGCAGTCATACTGGGCCACAAATCTCTTCCCGCAGCTGCGGTCTACATACTAGCACAATTATCGGGTGCTGTAGTCGGATACGGAATGCTGAAG GCTATAACCCCTACTGAACTTCTGCACAACGGTGATGATACAAGTGCAAGTTCGTTTTGCGTGACCTTGATCCACTCGAAAATATCGGTGATCCAGGGCCTTATAGTGGAGACAGTGACCACCGGAGTCTTGATCCTTCTCTGCTGCGCCTCTTGGGATCCCCGCAACGCGAGGAACAGCGACTCCACTCCAATCAAGTTTGGATTGACTGTCACCACGTTGTCGCTGTCGGGTGGACCTTACACCGGGTGCAGCATGAACCCAGCACGAACGTTCGGTCCTGCTCTTTGGAACAACGCGTGGAGCTCTCACTGGGTATACTGGCTGGGACCAATGGCTGGGTCCATTTTGGCCACCCTGGCCTACAAGACTCTGTTCTGGCCACGGAAACCAGCCGATAAAGACATACCAGAGGCTGCAGCGCTTAACTCCGTTGCAACTGAAAAACAGGAG GTTAACTGA
- the LOC124180052 gene encoding aquaporin AQPcic-like isoform X4, whose product MLQPRVREQRRASGRIDKVMKVPEASRIKQLLKDEASWSQTLVAGLAEFLGTAILIFVGCMGCVGSLTDIPNALQTALTFGFAVTCVIQIIGHISVAHINPAVTVSAVILGHKSLPAAAVYILAQLSGAVVGYGMLKAITPTELLHNGDDTSASSFCVTLIHSKISVIQGLIVETVTTGVLILLCCASWDPRNARNSDSTPIKFGLTVTTLSLSGGPYTGCSMNPARTFGPALWNNAWSSHWVYWLGPMAGSILATLAYKTLFWPRKPADKDIPEAAALNSVATEKQEVN is encoded by the exons GGATCAAGCAGTTGCTGAAGGATGAGGCATCATGGTCGCAAACTCTGGTCGCGGGGCTGGCTGAGTTCTTGGGAACGGCAATCCTCATTTTCGTTGGTTGCATGGGCTGCGTTGGTTCCTTGACGGATATTCCTAACGCCCTTCAAACTGCCCTGACATTTGGATTTGCTGTCACGTGTGTCATCCAG ATCATCGGACACATCAGCGTCGCCCACATTAATCCTGCGGTGACGGTGAGCGCAGTCATACTGGGCCACAAATCTCTTCCCGCAGCTGCGGTCTACATACTAGCACAATTATCGGGTGCTGTAGTCGGATACGGAATGCTGAAG GCTATAACCCCTACTGAACTTCTGCACAACGGTGATGATACAAGTGCAAGTTCGTTTTGCGTGACCTTGATCCACTCGAAAATATCGGTGATCCAGGGCCTTATAGTGGAGACAGTGACCACCGGAGTCTTGATCCTTCTCTGCTGCGCCTCTTGGGATCCCCGCAACGCGAGGAACAGCGACTCCACTCCAATCAAGTTTGGATTGACTGTCACCACGTTGTCGCTGTCGGGTGGACCTTACACCGGGTGCAGCATGAACCCAGCACGAACGTTCGGTCCTGCTCTTTGGAACAACGCGTGGAGCTCTCACTGGGTATACTGGCTGGGACCAATGGCTGGGTCCATTTTGGCCACCCTGGCCTACAAGACTCTGTTCTGGCCACGGAAACCAGCCGATAAAGACATACCAGAGGCTGCAGCGCTTAACTCCGTTGCAACTGAAAAACAGGAG GTTAACTGA
- the LOC124180052 gene encoding aquaporin AQPcic-like isoform X5 has protein sequence MVHIIEHHRKRIKQLLKDEASWSQTLVAGLAEFLGTAILIFVGCMGCVGSLTDIPNALQTALTFGFAVTCVIQIIGHISVAHINPAVTVSAVILGHKSLPAAAVYILAQLSGAVVGYGMLKAITPTELLHNGDDTSASSFCVTLIHSKISVIQGLIVETVTTGVLILLCCASWDPRNARNSDSTPIKFGLTVTTLSLSGGPYTGCSMNPARTFGPALWNNAWSSHWVYWLGPMAGSILATLAYKTLFWPRKPADKDIPEAAALNSVATEKQEVN, from the exons GGATCAAGCAGTTGCTGAAGGATGAGGCATCATGGTCGCAAACTCTGGTCGCGGGGCTGGCTGAGTTCTTGGGAACGGCAATCCTCATTTTCGTTGGTTGCATGGGCTGCGTTGGTTCCTTGACGGATATTCCTAACGCCCTTCAAACTGCCCTGACATTTGGATTTGCTGTCACGTGTGTCATCCAG ATCATCGGACACATCAGCGTCGCCCACATTAATCCTGCGGTGACGGTGAGCGCAGTCATACTGGGCCACAAATCTCTTCCCGCAGCTGCGGTCTACATACTAGCACAATTATCGGGTGCTGTAGTCGGATACGGAATGCTGAAG GCTATAACCCCTACTGAACTTCTGCACAACGGTGATGATACAAGTGCAAGTTCGTTTTGCGTGACCTTGATCCACTCGAAAATATCGGTGATCCAGGGCCTTATAGTGGAGACAGTGACCACCGGAGTCTTGATCCTTCTCTGCTGCGCCTCTTGGGATCCCCGCAACGCGAGGAACAGCGACTCCACTCCAATCAAGTTTGGATTGACTGTCACCACGTTGTCGCTGTCGGGTGGACCTTACACCGGGTGCAGCATGAACCCAGCACGAACGTTCGGTCCTGCTCTTTGGAACAACGCGTGGAGCTCTCACTGGGTATACTGGCTGGGACCAATGGCTGGGTCCATTTTGGCCACCCTGGCCTACAAGACTCTGTTCTGGCCACGGAAACCAGCCGATAAAGACATACCAGAGGCTGCAGCGCTTAACTCCGTTGCAACTGAAAAACAGGAG GTTAACTGA
- the LOC124180052 gene encoding aquaporin AQPcic-like isoform X7: MGIKQLLKDEASWSQTLVAGLAEFLGTAILIFVGCMGCVGSLTDIPNALQTALTFGFAVTCVIQIIGHISVAHINPAVTVSAVILGHKSLPAAAVYILAQLSGAVVGYGMLKAITPTELLHNGDDTSASSFCVTLIHSKISVIQGLIVETVTTGVLILLCCASWDPRNARNSDSTPIKFGLTVTTLSLSGGPYTGCSMNPARTFGPALWNNAWSSHWVYWLGPMAGSILATLAYKTLFWPRKPADKDIPEAAALNSVATEKQEVN, translated from the exons GGATCAAGCAGTTGCTGAAGGATGAGGCATCATGGTCGCAAACTCTGGTCGCGGGGCTGGCTGAGTTCTTGGGAACGGCAATCCTCATTTTCGTTGGTTGCATGGGCTGCGTTGGTTCCTTGACGGATATTCCTAACGCCCTTCAAACTGCCCTGACATTTGGATTTGCTGTCACGTGTGTCATCCAG ATCATCGGACACATCAGCGTCGCCCACATTAATCCTGCGGTGACGGTGAGCGCAGTCATACTGGGCCACAAATCTCTTCCCGCAGCTGCGGTCTACATACTAGCACAATTATCGGGTGCTGTAGTCGGATACGGAATGCTGAAG GCTATAACCCCTACTGAACTTCTGCACAACGGTGATGATACAAGTGCAAGTTCGTTTTGCGTGACCTTGATCCACTCGAAAATATCGGTGATCCAGGGCCTTATAGTGGAGACAGTGACCACCGGAGTCTTGATCCTTCTCTGCTGCGCCTCTTGGGATCCCCGCAACGCGAGGAACAGCGACTCCACTCCAATCAAGTTTGGATTGACTGTCACCACGTTGTCGCTGTCGGGTGGACCTTACACCGGGTGCAGCATGAACCCAGCACGAACGTTCGGTCCTGCTCTTTGGAACAACGCGTGGAGCTCTCACTGGGTATACTGGCTGGGACCAATGGCTGGGTCCATTTTGGCCACCCTGGCCTACAAGACTCTGTTCTGGCCACGGAAACCAGCCGATAAAGACATACCAGAGGCTGCAGCGCTTAACTCCGTTGCAACTGAAAAACAGGAG GTTAACTGA